A stretch of the Odontesthes bonariensis isolate fOdoBon6 chromosome 5, fOdoBon6.hap1, whole genome shotgun sequence genome encodes the following:
- the s100a10b gene encoding protein S100-A10b has protein sequence MTELEKSMESMITVFHHYAKEGGNKNTLNKKELKKLIESELPNFLTTQKTPDTLDRIMKDLDQNKDDELDFEEFVAFVAGLSVACEKHFSLLPEKKAHTGKK, from the exons ATGACTGAGTTGGAAAAATCCATGGAGTCCATGATCACGGTGTTTCACCACTATGCCAAAGAAGGCGGCAATAAAAACACCTTGAACAAGAAGGAACTGAAAAAGCTAATTGAGAGCGAATTACCCAACTTCTTAACA ACCCAGAAGACCCCCGATACTCTGGACCGTATCATGAAAGATCTGGACCAAAACAAAGACGACGAGTTGGACTTTGAAGAATTTGTAGCCTTTGTCGCCGGCCTCTCAGTTGCCTGTGAGAAgcatttctctttgctcccTGAAAAGAAGGCGCACAcagggaagaaataa